Proteins from a single region of Corylus avellana chromosome ca11, CavTom2PMs-1.0:
- the LOC132165995 gene encoding tubulin-folding cofactor C, translated as METEEEEALSLSILSDPTLHQKHLSMIERLSNRHQTRVDNSLARRSDSDSNSPSSASAFLSRFSDSKRSIEAHIAQSRLAYPTDPSEVRSHLDSISASISDLEKLVAESSFFLPSYEVRSSLKAVSDLRQSLDNLSSELIPKKKFAFKNKASKRDPTTEPKQTTAEEKSVSVSTSHEKLVFQVRDSPGFRGKKGEILVENFKGSEIGEFTVSDLDSCEVKLIGSVRALFVHRLRNCRVYVGPVIGSVLIDEAEGCVFVMASHQIRIHNAKGCDFYLRVRSRPIIEDSSGVRFAPYCLSYEGVEEDLRDASLDEETGNWANVDDFRWLRAVQSPNWSLLPENERVQMVNISELGGGIEGN; from the coding sequence ATGGAaaccgaagaagaagaagcactCTCACTCTCAATCCTTTCAGACCCAACCCTCCACCAAAAGCACCTGTCAATGATCGAGCGCCTCTCCAACCGCCACCAAACTCGCGTAGATAACTCACTCGCCCGCCGGTCCGACTCGGATTCCAACTCTCCCTCCTCTGCCTCTGCCTTCCTCTCCCGCTTCTCCGACTCCAAGCGCTCCATCGAGGCCCATATCGCTCAGTCCCGACTCGCCTACCCCACCGATCCGAGCGAAGTCAGATCCCACCTCGACTCCATCTCCGCCTCCATCTCTGACCTCGAAAAGCTCGTCGCCGAGAGCTCATTTTTCTTGCCCTCCTACGAGGTCCGTTCCTCCCTCAAAGCCGTCTCCGATCTCAGACAATCCCTCGACAATCTGAGCTCCGAGCTCatcccaaaaaagaaatttgcTTTCAAGAACAAGGCCTCCAAAAGAGATCCAACAACTGAACCCAAACAAACCACGGCAGAAGAAAAATCCGTTTCCGTTTCAACTTCGCACGAGAAATTGGTTTTCCAGGTGAGGGATTCGCCGGGTTTTAGAGGCAAAAAGGGTGAGATTTTGGTTGAGAATTTCAAGGGTTCCGAGATTGGAGAATTCACGGTTTCCGATCTCGATTCTTGCGAGGTGAAGTTGATTGGTTCCGTGAGAGCATTATTTGTTCATAGGCTGAGGAATTGTAGGGTTTATGTTGGGCCGGTAATAGGCTCAGTTCTGATTGACGAAGCTGAGGGGTGTGTGTTTGTGATGGCGTCGCATCAAATTCGGATTCACAATGCGAAGGGCTGCGATTTCTATTTGAGAGTGAGGAGTAGGCCGATAATCGAGGATAGTAGTGGCGTGAGGTTTGCGCCGTACTGTTTGAGCTATGAAGGTGTGGAGGAGGACTTAAGGGATGCGAGTCTGGATGAGGAGACAGGGAATTGGGCCAATGTGGATGATTTCCGGTGGCTGCGCGCGGTGCAGTCGCCAAATTGGTCGCTTTTACCGGAAAATGAGAGGGTTCAGATGGTTAACATTTCGGAGTTGGGAGGTGGGATTGAAGGCAATTAA
- the LOC132165893 gene encoding uncharacterized protein LOC132165893, translated as MDAGKDYIGPWLCIGDFNMILSQSEKYGGRPYACSSNDPFHSFLDSFGMIDLGFSGNPFTWSNKRQGHRLIKERLDRGIANSHWIHLFPHFSVQHLPAYSSDHNPIILDTAPSNLFLPRPFRFEEFWTYDSSCGSQLDFIQQSVPSSQSRDLEENFQKTLDDLLIQEESLWMNKSRELWLTCKDLNTKFFHTSTIIKRRRNAIDFLKMPSGNWTADRSDIGNCFTSHFKNLFSSSVPTLDEDLLSLFDNCISPEENDTICAIPSEEEIFSILSSIGSTKAPGPAGFTALFYKKYWSTVKDVVLASIWDFFGKNHLLKQQNHTFIALIPKRLEASSVDQFRPISLCNIIYKIISKLLANRFKGLLHLFISPYQSAFVPSRNIQDNTILAHELLYSLNSKKGRGGLMAIKIDMEKAFDRMEWKFLLDILAKLGFNSTWINWIRICITSPSFSILINGSPFGLFSPARGLRQGDPLSPFLFILGTEVISRLLLRQESHDLLKGIKIARNCSPITHLLFADDLIVFAKATSAEAVIIKSCLDKYCLWSGQAINSSKSSVHFSKNTAASTITSIQGIFPYKSASATSKYLGLPLFFGRSKKAAFQDILDKVSGKIEGWRAKTLSQAGRSVLIKSIAATIPSYAMSTFLLPASLSASLDRSFKNFWWGFPKDKAKNLSLKSWSSICLPKNVGGLGFRRMHAFNLSLLAKLGWKLLSNSDCLWVKQLQNKYIKYGNFVSSPNPSSASWFWKGIQKIKPYISVGACLKVSRSSSNSIWSSNWIPTIPSFKPMPKFPNNRNLPSLQIKDLINPFSCNWKFSSIHALFDPVSAHEILKIRISSDPETKYIWTPSTSGCFSTSSAYHFISDCFSNIDPSSICWKSLWKLNINDRLQLFLWKIAWNILPTKERLSQLFPSIADTSCPLCKVATDSMHHLFFKCVFARVVWRNSFWPLDSTAFNFSSMEEWINLIISPGRYLGIPREDCHKFQIFASVACDILWFYRNKAFHDNSVFDVRNVSAHINKISLEHYQAWHPDTQVSTENWITPPNLWFKINFDTVIRDSFSCQAAVCRDSKGHIIAMISQISPSCSPNLGEALAARLAVSLASSLRLDRFILEGDSEVVILALRHLDSSPDWSISSVISDILDSIPFASSWEARKVHRSANFSADYLARWVAARSHSGSIPFSSSPFNSSTIVSGEEHNLSVCLL; from the exons ATGGATGCGGGTAAGGATTATATTGGGCCATGGCTGTGTATTGGTGACTTTAATATGATTTTATCTCAATCTGAAAAATACGGTGGACGACCTTATGCATGCTCCTCTAATGACCCATTCCATAGTTTTCTGGATTCTTTTGGTATGATTGATCTAGGGTTCTCTGGTAATCCTTTCACTTGGTCTAATAAACGACAAGGTCATAGACTTATTAAGGAGCGTCTTGATCGAGGAATTGCAAATTCTCACTGGATTCATCTATTTCCTCACTTCTCTGTTCAGCATCTCCCTGCGTATTCTTCTGATCACAATCCAATCATCTTGGATACAGCTCCTTCAAATTTATTCTTACCTAGACCTTTTAggtttgaagaattttggaCCTATGATTCTTCTTGTGGTTCG CAACTTGATTTCATTCAGCAGTCTGTTCCTTCTTCTCAATCTCGTGACttagaagaaaattttcagAAAACTCTGGATGATCTGCTTATTCAAGAAGAATCTCTGTGGATGAATAAATCTAGAGAACTTTGGCTTACTTGTAAAGATTTGAACACGAAGTTCTTCCATACTTCAACTATTATCAAAAGACGGAGGAATGCTATTGACTTCTTAAAAATGCCTTCTGGGAACTGGACTGCCGATAGATCTGATATTGGTAATTGctttacctctcatttcaagaatttattttcatcttctgTTCCTACCTTAGATGAAGATTTATTATCtttgtttgataattgtatCTCTCCTGAGGAAAATGATACTATCTGTGCTATTCCTTCGGAAGAAGAGATTTTCTCTATCTTATCCAGTATTGGTTCCACAAAAGCTCCTGGCCCTGCTGGGTTTACTGCACTCTTTTATAAGAAATATTGGAGCACGGTGAAAGATGTAGTGCTTGCAAGCATAtgggatttttttgggaaaaaccATCTcctaaaacaacaaaatcacacttttattgCTCTCATTCCCAAACGATTGGAGGCATCTTCTGTGGATCAATTTAGACCTATTAGCTTGTGTAATATTATCTACAAGATCATCTCCAAGCTCCTAGCCAATCGGTTCAAAGGTTTGCTTCATCTCTTCATTTCTCCTTATCAATCTGCCTTTGTTCCTTCTAGGAATATTCAAGATAATACTATTTTGGCTCATGAACTTCTCTACTCTCTCAACTCTAAGAAAGGGCGAGGTGGACTTATGGCTATAAAAATTGATATGGAAAAAGCCTTTGATCGAATGGAATGGAAATTTCTTCTAGATATTCTAGCAAAGCTTGGGTTTAATTCTACTTGGATCAACTGGATTCGAATCTGCATTACTTCTCCCTCATTCTCCATTCTCATCAATGGAAGCCCATTTGGTCTTTTCAGCCCAGCCAGAGGGCTTCGTCAAGGGGACCCCTTAtccccctttttatttattcttggcACAGAAGTCATCTCTCGGCTTCTCCTTCGCCAAGAATCTCATGATCTTCTTAAAGGAATCAAAATTGCTCGTAATTGCTCCCCAATTACGCATCTCTTGTTTGCGGATGATCTTATTGTTTTTGCTAAAGCCACTTCTGCAGAAGCAGTTATTATCAAATCATGCTTGGATAAATACTGCCTTTGGTCTGGACAGGCTATCAATAGTTCTAAATCTTCGGTCCACTTTAGCAAAAACACTGCTGCCTCCACTATCACCAGTATCCAGGGAATATTCCCATACAAATCGGCTTCGGCTACTTCTAAATACCTTGgtcttcctctcttctttggTAGATCCAAAAAGGCAGCTTTTCAGGATATCTTAGATAAAGTTTCTGGCAAGATAGAGGGTTGGCGAGCTAAAACTTTGTCTCAAGCTGGACGCTCAGTGCTAATTAAATCGATTGCAGCTACAATTCCTTCTTATGCTATGagcacttttcttcttcctgccTCTTTGTCTGCTTCCCTTGATAGGTCTTTCAAAAACTTTTGGTGGGGGTTTCCAAAGGATAAAGCAAAAAATCTCTCATTGAAATCATGGAGCTCTATTTGTCTTCCAAAAAATGTAGGAGGTCTTGGATTTCGTCGTATGCATGCTTTTAATTTGTCTCTATTAGCCAAGCTGGGATGGAAATTGCTCTCAAACTCTGATTGTCTCTGGGTAAAGCAACTTCAGAATAAATATATCAAGTATGGGAATTTTGTTTCCTCCCCCAATCCCTCTTCTGCCTCCTGGTTCTGGAAAGgtattcaaaaaattaaaccgTATATTTCAGTGGGAGCTTGTTTAAAGGTTTCAAGGTCATCTTCCAATTCTATCTGGTCTTCAAATTGGATCCCTACTATTCCTTCTTTCAAGCCTATGCCCAAATTCCCCAACAATCGCAATCTGCCATCTCTTCAAATTAAGGATCTTATTAATCCTTTTTCCTGTAATTGGAAGTTTTCTTCCATTCATGCTTTGTTTGATCCTGTTTCAGCTcatgaaattcttaaaattcgCATTTCATCAGATCCCGAGACAAAGTATATATGGACTCCTTCCACTTCAGGATGTTTCTCGACTTCATCAGCCTATCATTTTATTTCTGACTGCTTTTCCAATATAGATCCTTCCTCTATTTGTTGGAAATCTTTATGGAAGCTTAATATCAATGACAGGCTCCAATTGTTTTTGTGGAAAATAGCTTGGAATATTCTTCCGACTAAGGAGAGATTAAGTCAATTGTTTCCTTCCATTGCTGATACTTCTTGTCCTCTTTGTAAAGTGGCCACAGATTCcatgcatcatttatttttcaaatgtgttTTTGCTCGTGTTGTCTGGCGAAATTCTTTCTGGCCTTTGGACTCGACAGCTTTCAATTTCTCTTCAATGGAGGAATGGATAAATTTGATTATTTCTCCAGGCAGATATCTCGGTATCCCTAGAGAGGACTGTCATAAGTTCCAAATCTTTGCCTCTGTGGCATGTGACATCTTATGGTTCTACAGAAACAAAGCTTTTCATGACAATTCTGTCTTTGATGTTCGTAATGTCTCAGCTCATATTAATAAAATCTCACTCGAGCATTATCAAGCTTGGCATCCAGATACACAGGTTTCAACAGAAAATTGGATTACCCCTCCAAATCTCTGGTTCAAGATTAATTTTGATACTGTCATCCGGGACTCTTTCTCATGTCAGGCAGCAGTTTGTCGTGATTCTAAAGGCCATATTATTGCAATGATCTCCCAGATCAGTCCATCATGCTCTCCAAATTTGGGAGAAGCCTTGGCAGCCCGTCTTGCGGTTTCCTTAGCATCTTCGCTTCGTCTTGATCGTTTTATACTAGAAGGAGATTCTGAAGTGGTTATTCTAGCTCTTCGTCATTTAGATTCTTCTCCAGACTGGAGTATCTCTTCTGTCATCTCTGATATTTTAGACTCTATTCCCTTTGCTTCCTCTTGGGAAGCTAGAAAGGTTCACCGAAGTGCAAACTTCAGTGCCGACTATTTGGCACGTTGGGTCGCAGCCAGATCTCACTCTGGCAGCATTCCCTTTTCCTCTTCCCCTTTCAATTCTTCTACGATTGTTAGCGGAGAGGAACATAAtctttctgtttgtttgttgtag
- the LOC132165894 gene encoding cation/H(+) antiporter 15-like yields the protein MANEVIVANKTEDTIVCYAPTMITTNGVWQGDNPLDYSLPLFILQLTLIVVATRVLVFILKPFRQPRVISEILGGVILGPSVLGRSTTFANTVFPLRSVMVLETMANVGLLYFLFLVGVEMDISVIRRTGKKALAIALSGMVLPFLIGAAFSFLLHKRDQSMTQGTFILFLGVALSVTAFPVLARILAELKLINQELGRIAMSSALVNDMCAWILLALAIALSENKSKSPLASLWVVLSSAGFVVICIFVIRPAISWMIRKTPEGENFSEFNVCLILTGVMISGFLTDAIGTHSVFGAFIFGLVIPNGPLGVTLIEKLEDFVSGLLLPLFFAISGLKTNISTIKDSSTWAILMLVIVLSCAGKIAGTVAVAFFYDMPIREGITLGLLMNTKGLVEMIVLNVGKDQEVLDDEAFAIMVVVAVVMTGIITPIVTTIYRPARKFVPYKRRSIQSSKSDAELRVLVCIHTPRNVPTIINLLEASYPTKKSPICVYVLHLVELTGRASAMLIVHNTRKSGRPALNRTQAQSDHIINAFENYEQHAGCVSVQPLTAISPYSTMHEDICGLAEDKRVAFIIIPFHKQQTVDGGMEATNPAFRMVNQNVLANAPCSVGVLVDRGLNGSTRLAPNQVSHNVVVLFFGGPDDREALSYAWRMSEHPGISLTVMRFVPGEDAHEHHALHPSGDLNDPMMLAVETDMEREKQLDEELINNFRLKNGNDESVVYVEKVVNNGEETVAVIRSMDNVHDLFIVGRGQGMISPLTAGLTDWSECPELGAIGDLLASSDFAATVSVLVVEQYIGMGQQGDVVGTPDSSEQPSQPFSNINQHINRRSPPPKGQNVFSP from the exons ATGGCGAATGAAGTGATAGTTGCCAACAAAACAGAAGACACAATCGTCTGCTATGCGCCGACCATGATAACAACAAACGGTGTATGGCAGGGCGACAACCCTTTGGATTACTCTCTGCCTCTCTTTATATTACAATTGACTTTGATCGTCGTTGCCACTCGTGTTCTGGTTTTTATCCTCAAACCCTTTCGCCAACCTCGTGTGATTTCAGAAATTCTG GGTGGAGTGATATTGGGTCCATCAGTGCTTGGAAGGAGCACTACATTTGCCAACACAGTATTTCCTTTAAGAAGTGTGATGGTGCTTGAGACAATGGCAAATGTGGGTCTCCTTTACTTCCTCTTCCTTGTCGGAGTAGAGATGGACATTTCAGTAATCCGGCGAACCGGAAAAAAGGCCTTGGCCATTGCTCTTTCCGGCATGGTCTTGCCCTTCCTCATTGGCGCCGCCTTTTCCTTCCTTCTCCACAAAAGAGATCAAAGCATGACACAAGGCACTTTCATCCTCTTCCTTGGAGTTGCTCTCTCTGTCACCGCATTCCCTGTGCTTGCTCGAATCCTCGCAGAGCTCAAGCTCATCAACCAAGAGCTCGGCAGGATTGCTATGTCGTCTGCTCTTGTAAACGACATGTGTGCTTGGATTCTCTTAGCTCTAGCCATTGCCTTGTCTGAGAACAAATCCAAGTCCCCCCTGGCTTCTCTCTGGGTGGTACTTTCAAGCGCAGGGTTTGTCGTCATCTGCATTTTCGTCATCCGGCCGGCGATCTCTTGGATGATTCGGAAAACCCCAGAGGGAGAAAACTTCAGTGAGTTCAATGTCTGTCTTATTCTAACAGGGGTTATGATCTCCGGCTTCCTTACAGACGCGATTGGAACACACTCTGTTTTTGGAGCTTTCATCTTTGGCTTGGTTATTCCAAATGGACCTCTTGGAGTTACTCTCATAGAAAAGCTTGAGGACTTTGTCTCGGGGCTTCTGCTCCCTCTCTTTTTCGCCATTAGCGGGCTCAAGACTAATATATCAACCATCAAGGATTCCTCCACCTGGGCAATTCTAATGCTTGTCATTGTTCTTTCCTGTGCCGGCAAGATTGCTGGAACTGTCGCTGTTGCTTTCTTTTATGACATGCCGATACGTGAAGGAATTACTCTTGGTTTGCTCATGAACACTAAAGGCCTTGTTGAAATGATTGTCCTCAATGTTGGGAAGGACCAAGAG GTGCTAGATGATGAGGCATTTGCAATCATGGTGGTTGTGGCCGTAGTTATGACTGGAATCATCACGCCGATTGTAACAACAATTTACCGGCCAGCAAGAAAGTTCGTACCGTACAAACGGCGATCTATCCAAAGTTCAAAATCAGATGCGGAATTACGAGTACTTGTGTGCATTCACACCCCTCGAAATGTTCCAACCATCATCAATCTCCTCGAAGCTTCTTACCCGACCAAAAAATCGCCGATATGTGTCTATGTGCTCCACTTAGTTGAACTCACCGGCCGTGCATCCGCCATGCTCATAGTGCATAACACCCGGAAGTCCGGCCGACCGGCCCTCAACCGAACGCAAGCTCAATCCGACCACATCATCAATGCATTCGAGAACTATGAGCAGCATGCTGGTTGTGTCTCCGTCCAACCCCTCACAGCCATTTCCCCTTACTCCACAATGCATGAAGACATTTGCGGTTTAGCAGAAGACAAACGAGTCGCCTTCATAATCATCCCTTTCCACAAACAGCAAACTGTTGATGGTGGAATGGAAGCTACAAACCCGGCCTTCCGAATG gTAAACCAAAATGTATTAGCAAATGCACCTTGCTCAGTTGGAGTTCTTGTTGACAGAGGCCTAAACGGTTCCACACGCTTAGCTCCAAACCAAGTTTCTCACAACGTTGTTGTACTGTTCTTTGGCGGACCAGACGACAGAGAAGCACTATCCTATGCATGGAGGATGTCTGAGCATCCAGGAATAAGCCTTACAGTAATGCGGTTCGTTCCCGGTGAAGATGCACACGAGCATCATGCGTTGCATCCCAGCGGTGACTTAAACGACCCCATGATGTTAGCGGTGGAAACAGACATGGAAAGAGAGAAGCAACTCGACGAAGAGCTAATAAACAATTTCAGGTTAAAAAACGGCAATGATGAATCCGTCGTTTACGTTGAGAAAGTGGTGAATAATGGGGAGGAGACAGTGGCGGTTATAAGGTCGATGGACAATGTTCATGACTTGTTTATTGTCGGGAGAGGACAAGGAATGATATCACCATTAACGGCGGGATTAACTGACTGGAGTGAGTGCCCGGAGTTGGGTGCAATAGGGGACTTGCTAGCTTCATCGGATTTTGCAGCCACGGTTTCCGTTTTAGTGGTGGAGCAGTATATTGGGATGGGACAGCAAGGGGACGTGGTCGGCACGCCGGATAGCTCGGAGCAGCCGAGTCAGCCTTTCAGCAATATTAATCAGCACATCAACCGGCGATCACCACCACCCAAGGGGCAAAATGTGTTTAGCCCATGA